ATTATTGAGTTTGCTCAGTTTAATTTGAGTAAGAATCTTTTTTGTGTACAATGGAAAATCAGCATTTAACATCCAACCAAAATACCCCGGTTCTTTTTCTAAAACGGCATGTACTTTTTTGCCTTTATGCTTACCAAAAGAAAAAACTTCTTCTCCTTCTTCATCCATAGCTATAAAGCCAGCGAAATCTACAGATTGCTTTCTTCTTGAGAATTCAGATAGTTTTTTGATATTATTTTCAAGATCAGGATACCTATCTAATTGAGAAAGCAGCACCTCATACGTAGCATTGGTATCTGCCGCAGCACTATGGGCATCTAAAAGGTCTTTATCGCAATAGAATTTATAAGCTGCATCTAACGTACGTTTTTCCATCTTATGAAAAATAGTCTGCACATCTACAGACACCGTATTTTTCATATCAAAATCTATATCTGCGCGCAATAAT
Above is a window of Maribacter aquivivus DNA encoding:
- a CDS encoding 3'-5' exonuclease; the encoded protein is MELKLTRPICFFDLETTGINVAKDRIVEIAILKVYPNGNKESKTWLVNPEMEIPEEVIAVHGITNEKVANEPTFKELSKEIYKIIKDSDLGGFNSDRFDIPLLAEELLRADIDFDMKNTVSVDVQTIFHKMEKRTLDAAYKFYCDKDLLDAHSAAADTNATYEVLLSQLDRYPDLENNIKKLSEFSRRKQSVDFAGFIAMDEEGEEVFSFGKHKGKKVHAVLEKEPGYFGWMLNADFPLYTKKILTQIKLSKLNNKLG